A genomic region of Glycine max cultivar Williams 82 chromosome 15, Glycine_max_v4.0, whole genome shotgun sequence contains the following coding sequences:
- the LOC100795034 gene encoding FAD-linked sulfhydryl oxidase ERV1 isoform X2, with translation MPENPLQALFHNIEQVSSFVQHHLSNFIGIHFQPSGPHSGSLLSISSSTKAPLAKTASSVQLGDTAVKGKSAAPVTKEELGRATWTFLHILAAQYPDNPTRQQKKDVKELVQMLPRIYPCGECRDHFKEVLRANPVQTGSHAEFSQWLCHVHNVVNRSASHF, from the exons ATGCCTGAGAATCCACTGCAGGCCTTGTTTCATAACATCGAACAAGTCTCAAGCTTTGTTCAACACCATCTCTCTAATTTCATAGGCATTCATTTCCAGCCATCAGGACCCCATAGTGGCTCTCTCTTATCAATCTCTTCCTCTACCAAAGCCCCACTTGCAAAAACTGCATCTTCTGTACAACTCGGTGATACTGCTGTCAAG GGAAAGTCTGCTGCCCCAGTTACTAAGGAAGAGCTTGGAAGGGCTACTTGGACTTTCCTTCACATTCTTGCAGCTCAG TACCCGGATAATCCTACAAGACAACAGAAGAAGGATGTAAAAGAACTG GTACAGATGTTACCTCGAATATACCCTTGCGGGGAATGTCGAGATCACTTTAAAGAAGTTCTTAG AGCAAATCCTGTACAGACTGGATCGCATGCTGAATTTTCTCAGTGGTTATGTCATGTGCATAATGTTGTTAATAGAAG